One Marinifilum sp. JC120 genomic window, TAATACATGTTCCTTCTATTTCGCCAAGTAAAGCTCTTCGCATCGCAATGCCTATTGTGTCGGCTTGGCCTTTCATAAGTGGAGACAGAATAAAGCGTCCATAATAAAGACGCTTACTGTCTCTTTTTGATTCAACACACTTCCACTSTAGTGTCCGAGT contains:
- a CDS encoding DNA-directed RNA polymerase subunit alpha; its protein translation is MVREKVXVSTRTLZWKCVESKRDSKRLYYGRFILSPLMKGQADTIGIAMRRALLGEIEGTCITRAKSENIPHDYSNIAGIQESVHEILMNLNEIVLRS